From the Acidilutibacter cellobiosedens genome, one window contains:
- a CDS encoding replication initiator protein A, with protein sequence MDFDYFYGRDAESFRFIRLPIVLIEDEKFKGLSIDAKVLYSMYLSRSALSYKNNWIDENGRVYIYFTVEETAEQLGCGIKKAVKLIKDLEEIGLIKKKRAGQGNPTKIYVKDFMSIFRNGNPRLVIRENQDLSKGQVKNGDFDNSGMVKRESLDLSKRQPNYIENNKIDKSYIDFSGKQKKGTFLNVIISDEEESKLEDKIPNLNDYIERLSAYMQSTGKTYKDHASTIMTWYLKDKREGKLKSEKTYTGDPLDYESEWNLNN encoded by the coding sequence ATGGATTTTGACTATTTTTACGGAAGAGATGCTGAAAGTTTTAGGTTTATCCGTTTGCCTATAGTTCTTATTGAAGATGAAAAGTTTAAAGGTCTATCAATAGATGCTAAAGTGCTTTATTCCATGTATCTATCAAGGAGTGCCTTATCTTATAAGAATAACTGGATAGATGAAAATGGAAGAGTATATATCTATTTTACTGTTGAAGAAACAGCTGAACAACTAGGCTGTGGCATTAAAAAGGCAGTTAAACTTATAAAGGATCTTGAAGAAATTGGGCTTATAAAAAAGAAAAGAGCAGGACAGGGTAATCCTACTAAAATTTATGTTAAAGATTTTATGAGTATTTTTAGAAATGGAAATCCTAGACTTGTCATAAGGGAAAATCAAGACTTGTCAAAAGGACAAGTCAAGAATGGTGATTTTGATAATTCTGGAATGGTCAAAAGGGAAAGTCTAGACTTATCAAAAAGACAACCTAACTATATAGAGAATAATAAGATTGATAAGAGTTATATTGATTTTAGTGGAAAACAGAAAAAAGGAACTTTCCTTAATGTAATTATTTCTGATGAAGAAGAAAGCAAATTAGAGGATAAGATTCCTAATCTAAATGATTATATTGAAAGATTATCAGCCTATATGCAAAGTACAGGAAAAACCTATAAAGACCATGCTTCAACAATTATGACCTGGTATTTAAAAGATAAGAGAGAAGGAAAGCTTAAAAGTGAAAAAACCTATACAGGTGATCCTTTAGACTATGAAAGCGAATGGAACTTAAATAATTAG
- a CDS encoding ATP-binding protein: MEDKIKTIEIDGVEFSFNANKAFEKDGHVYCRQCGEQIDSEPLSYLGSKKIIFGRGCKCDREEEAKRKDEEMANHIRRLKEECFTTSRNLISCDFDKVIEPKRQEVIIGKNFVKNFKELSKDNSGLIFHGNVGTGKTYLAACIANKVIEEYQIRVKMRNIPQIINDIEKRGFDIDKNEYYRRLSSVSLLILDDFGIERNTEYVNEMVYQIINTRYESKKPTIISTNIPLGVIMNGSNDIDKERIYSRIREMCIPVKIAGKDIRTELGRKKLRETRDLLLGDR, translated from the coding sequence ATGGAAGATAAAATAAAAACAATTGAAATTGATGGAGTTGAATTTTCTTTTAATGCAAATAAAGCCTTTGAAAAAGATGGACATGTTTACTGTAGACAGTGTGGTGAGCAAATAGATTCAGAACCACTTAGCTATCTTGGAAGTAAAAAAATAATATTTGGTAGAGGATGTAAATGTGATAGAGAAGAAGAAGCTAAAAGAAAAGATGAAGAAATGGCAAATCATATTAGAAGACTTAAGGAAGAATGCTTTACTACCAGCAGAAACCTTATAAGTTGCGATTTTGATAAGGTTATAGAGCCTAAAAGACAGGAAGTTATTATAGGAAAAAACTTTGTTAAGAACTTCAAAGAATTATCAAAAGACAATAGTGGCCTTATATTTCATGGAAATGTAGGAACAGGAAAGACTTACCTAGCAGCTTGTATTGCAAATAAGGTTATAGAGGAGTATCAAATAAGAGTTAAGATGAGAAATATTCCTCAGATTATAAATGATATTGAAAAACGTGGCTTTGATATTGATAAGAATGAGTATTATAGGCGGTTATCTAGTGTATCCCTTCTTATTCTTGATGATTTTGGGATTGAAAGAAATACAGAATATGTAAATGAAATGGTCTATCAGATTATAAACACTAGGTATGAATCAAAGAAACCAACTATTATTTCAACGAATATTCCTCTTGGTGTGATTATGAATGGAAGTAATGATATTGATAAGGAGAGGATTTATTCAAGGATTAGAGAGATGTGTATTCCTGTTAAGATTGCAGGAAAAGACATTAGAACAGAACTGGGAAGAAAAAAATTAAGAGAAACTAGAGACCTACTTTTAGGAGATAGATGA
- a CDS encoding phage antirepressor KilAC domain-containing protein, with amino-acid sequence MYKIKVFENREFGQIRTILIDDEPWFVGKDIAEALGYKRPSDAIASHVYEGDKLKRCFTVSGQGRNMLVINESGMYALIFGSKLESAIRFKNWVTSEVLPSIRKYGGYFTGQEEMNDQELLARGYLVALRQIEARTEELEGLIPKGEFFDRFISLGDCTCLRDTAKELGIAQNRFINILIDRGYLYRNQKGKLRFYSTSADYFKLKDYINKYNGESGVYTVVRPEGRAYFFSLLKEMGEI; translated from the coding sequence ATGTATAAAATAAAGGTATTTGAAAATAGAGAGTTTGGACAAATAAGGACAATATTAATTGACGATGAACCTTGGTTTGTTGGAAAAGATATAGCAGAAGCTCTAGGGTATAAAAGACCAAGTGATGCTATAGCAAGCCATGTTTATGAAGGAGATAAGCTGAAACGGTGTTTTACAGTATCAGGTCAAGGAAGAAATATGCTAGTAATAAATGAGTCTGGAATGTATGCCCTTATCTTTGGAAGTAAACTTGAAAGTGCCATAAGGTTTAAGAATTGGGTAACAAGTGAGGTTCTTCCTTCAATTAGGAAATATGGGGGCTATTTTACTGGTCAAGAAGAAATGAATGATCAAGAACTTTTAGCAAGAGGCTATCTAGTAGCCTTAAGGCAAATAGAAGCAAGGACAGAAGAATTAGAAGGTCTTATTCCTAAAGGAGAGTTCTTTGACAGATTTATTTCCCTAGGAGATTGCACTTGCCTTAGGGATACTGCAAAGGAATTAGGAATAGCTCAGAATAGGTTTATAAATATACTTATAGATAGAGGATACCTTTATAGAAATCAAAAGGGGAAGCTTAGATTTTACTCAACTTCAGCTGATTACTTTAAACTTAAAGATTATATCAATAAATACAATGGAGAATCTGGAGTTTATACAGTAGTAAGACCAGAGGGAAGAGCATATTTTTTCTCTTTACTTAAAGAAATGGGAGAAATTTGA
- a CDS encoding VirD4-like conjugal transfer protein, CD1115 family has protein sequence MSVIEEIKKDIKDLFRVQDRKAFIKKNIPYLAFFYLGDIFSRHVNSYVGGDVIDRILQAVMEIETMSYLPSFYPRDLLVGLILAGIVKLILYSKSKNAKKFRQGEEYGSARWGNAKDIAPYMDDDFRNNILLTQTERITMNSRPKTPKYARNKNVLVIGGSGSGKTRFFVKPNLMQLHSSYVVTDPKGSLLHECGKMLEMNGYEIKTLNTINFKKSMKYNPFAYLRSEKDILKLVQTIIANTKGDGEKAGEDFWVKAERLYYTALIGYIFYETPKEEQNFTTLLAMIDASEVREEDENFKNAVDYMFEALEEKDPDHFAVKQYRKYKLAAGKTAKSILISCGARLAPFDIKELRELMSEDEMELDTLGDRKTALFVIISDTDDTFNFVVSLMYSQMFNLLCDKADDVYGGRLPIHVRCLLDEFANIGLIPKFEKLIATIRSREISACIVLQAQSQLKAIYKDNADTIIGNCDTTLFLGGKENGTLKEISETLGKETIDLFNTSETRSNQKSFGLNYQKTGKELMSKDELFVMDGSKCIMQLRGVRPFLSEKFDITKHKNYKLLEDYDDKNYFDVEEYMKRQGKARLNKESIITRV, from the coding sequence TTGAGTGTAATAGAAGAAATTAAAAAAGACATAAAGGATTTATTTCGTGTGCAAGATAGAAAGGCTTTTATTAAAAAGAATATACCTTATCTTGCTTTTTTCTATTTAGGAGATATTTTTTCTCGCCATGTAAATTCATATGTAGGAGGTGATGTAATTGACCGTATATTACAAGCGGTCATGGAAATAGAAACAATGAGTTATCTTCCAAGTTTTTATCCAAGGGATTTACTTGTAGGTCTTATTCTAGCTGGAATAGTGAAGCTTATTCTTTATAGCAAGAGTAAAAATGCAAAGAAATTTAGACAAGGAGAGGAATATGGTTCTGCAAGATGGGGTAATGCAAAAGATATTGCTCCATATATGGATGATGATTTTAGGAATAATATTCTACTAACTCAAACTGAGAGAATTACTATGAATAGTAGACCAAAGACTCCTAAGTATGCAAGAAATAAAAATGTACTTGTAATTGGGGGTTCAGGTTCTGGGAAAACAAGGTTCTTTGTAAAACCTAATTTAATGCAATTACATTCAAGCTATGTAGTAACTGATCCTAAAGGAAGTTTACTTCATGAGTGTGGCAAAATGCTAGAAATGAATGGATATGAGATAAAAACTCTAAATACCATTAATTTTAAAAAGAGTATGAAATACAACCCCTTTGCCTATCTTAGAAGTGAAAAAGATATTCTTAAACTGGTTCAGACAATTATAGCAAATACAAAGGGGGATGGTGAAAAAGCAGGGGAAGATTTTTGGGTAAAGGCTGAAAGGCTCTATTATACAGCCCTTATAGGATACATCTTTTATGAAACTCCTAAAGAGGAACAAAACTTTACAACCTTACTGGCCATGATAGATGCAAGTGAAGTTAGAGAAGAAGATGAAAACTTTAAAAATGCAGTAGATTATATGTTTGAAGCCTTGGAAGAAAAGGATCCTGACCATTTTGCAGTTAAGCAATATCGTAAATATAAGTTGGCAGCAGGAAAAACTGCTAAATCTATCTTAATTTCATGTGGTGCAAGATTAGCTCCTTTTGATATTAAGGAACTTAGAGAGCTAATGAGTGAAGATGAAATGGAACTAGATACCCTAGGGGATAGGAAGACAGCCTTATTCGTTATAATTTCAGACACAGATGATACTTTTAATTTTGTTGTATCACTAATGTATTCTCAGATGTTTAATTTACTCTGTGATAAGGCTGATGATGTATATGGAGGAAGACTTCCTATTCATGTAAGATGTCTTCTTGATGAGTTTGCAAATATTGGATTGATTCCTAAATTTGAAAAACTTATAGCAACAATCCGTTCAAGGGAAATAAGTGCTTGTATCGTTTTACAGGCACAATCACAATTAAAGGCAATTTACAAGGATAATGCAGATACTATTATAGGTAACTGTGATACAACTTTATTCTTGGGAGGAAAAGAAAATGGAACTTTAAAAGAGATTTCTGAAACACTTGGTAAAGAAACTATTGACTTATTCAATACATCAGAAACAAGAAGTAATCAGAAGTCCTTTGGTCTTAACTATCAGAAAACTGGAAAAGAGCTTATGAGTAAAGATGAACTCTTTGTAATGGATGGAAGCAAGTGTATTATGCAGCTTAGAGGTGTAAGACCTTTTCTTTCAGAGAAGTTTGATATTACAAAACATAAGAATTACAAGCTTTTAGAAGACTATGATGATAAGAATTACTTTGATGTTGAAGAGTATATGAAAAGGCAAGGTAAGGCAAGACTTAACAAGGAATCTATAATAACAAGGGTGTAG
- the ltrA gene encoding group II intron reverse transcriptase/maturase: protein MKITENTIERRKQNNDTITNRGDSVEHKGHGNGQSVSRIIEKDDINTNKPTEKTLEQILLRDNMNNAYLKVKRNKGAGGVDKMEIDELLEHLKTHREEILKSLLEGSYKPYPVKRVEIPKENGKIRKLGIPTLTDRVIQQAILQVLSPIYEEQFADTSYGFRPNRGCHDALKKCQEYANQGYWYVIDMDLKKFFDTVNQSMLIEILSRTIKDNRVISLIHKFLNAGIMDRGMFIKSDEGVPQGGPLSPLLANIMLNELDQKLDEWGYLYVRYADDLLIFTKSKRAAERQYERASKYIEGKLKLQINREKTQISKLSQIRYLGYAFYKYGGKCRFRVHPKSIKRLKDKLRTATGRSNGMSIEGRKIKLNQIIKGWVQYFKLADMKSIMQDIDEWLRRRIRMITWKRWKKVKTKGENLQKLGVAKRKAWKWANTRKGYWHIANSHILATTLTNARFEKQGYLSFYKYYLEVRV from the coding sequence ATGAAAATTACTGAGAACACGATTGAACGCAGAAAACAGAATAATGACACCATCACCAACCGTGGAGATAGTGTGGAACATAAAGGCCACGGAAATGGGCAAAGTGTTTCAAGGATAATTGAAAAGGATGACATCAACACCAACAAACCAACAGAAAAGACTTTAGAACAAATTCTCTTAAGAGACAATATGAATAATGCCTATTTAAAGGTTAAAAGAAACAAAGGGGCAGGTGGAGTTGATAAAATGGAAATAGATGAACTTCTAGAACATTTAAAAACTCACCGAGAAGAAATTTTAAAATCTTTACTGGAAGGTAGCTACAAACCATATCCTGTAAAACGGGTAGAAATACCCAAAGAAAACGGCAAAATTAGAAAATTAGGAATACCAACATTAACAGATAGGGTAATTCAACAGGCAATACTACAGGTTTTAAGTCCCATATACGAGGAACAATTCGCAGACACAAGTTACGGATTTAGACCCAATAGAGGTTGTCATGACGCACTAAAGAAATGTCAAGAATATGCAAATCAAGGATACTGGTATGTTATCGATATGGATTTAAAAAAATTCTTTGATACTGTAAATCAATCTATGCTTATAGAAATTCTATCAAGAACAATAAAAGATAATAGGGTAATATCCCTAATTCATAAATTTCTAAACGCAGGAATTATGGACAGAGGAATGTTCATAAAAAGTGATGAAGGAGTACCCCAAGGGGGCCCCCTTAGTCCACTACTAGCAAATATTATGCTAAATGAACTAGACCAGAAATTAGATGAATGGGGCTATTTATATGTAAGATATGCAGATGACCTTTTAATATTTACAAAAAGTAAAAGGGCTGCTGAAAGGCAATATGAAAGAGCTAGTAAATATATAGAAGGAAAATTAAAACTTCAAATAAATAGAGAAAAGACTCAAATATCTAAATTAAGTCAAATAAGATATCTAGGATACGCCTTTTATAAATATGGTGGAAAGTGCAGATTTAGAGTACATCCTAAAAGTATTAAAAGATTAAAGGATAAACTAAGAACTGCAACAGGTAGAAGTAATGGAATGAGCATAGAAGGAAGAAAAATAAAACTCAATCAAATAATAAAAGGTTGGGTACAGTATTTTAAATTAGCAGACATGAAAAGTATTATGCAAGATATTGATGAATGGTTAAGAAGAAGAATTCGTATGATAACATGGAAAAGGTGGAAGAAGGTTAAGACAAAAGGCGAAAACCTTCAGAAACTTGGAGTAGCTAAAAGGAAAGCATGGAAATGGGCAAATACAAGAAAAGGCTATTGGCACATAGCCAACAGCCATATACTTGCAACAACCCTAACTAATGCTAGGTTTGAAAAACAAGGATATTTAAGTTTTTATAAATATTACCTTGAAGTCAGAGTGTAA
- a CDS encoding single stranded DNA-binding domain-containing protein, with amino-acid sequence MATYKEREMKNVTANLVGEVKTSYFEWDGETINVTNFSLVEKKNGKRQYTNCSAYGQWSEVAKDLKVGDLVHVYGFIKTRKNNDKVYRNFIVKHMNKIEKENKEEK; translated from the coding sequence ATGGCAACTTATAAAGAAAGAGAAATGAAAAATGTAACAGCCAACCTGGTAGGGGAAGTGAAAACATCTTACTTTGAATGGGATGGAGAAACAATTAATGTAACAAATTTTTCCCTTGTGGAAAAAAAGAACGGTAAAAGGCAATATACAAACTGTTCAGCCTATGGCCAGTGGTCAGAAGTAGCAAAAGACCTTAAAGTAGGTGATCTTGTTCATGTTTATGGTTTCATTAAAACTAGAAAGAATAATGACAAGGTTTATAGGAACTTCATTGTAAAGCATATGAATAAAATTGAAAAAGAAAATAAGGAGGAAAAATAA
- a CDS encoding Maff2 family mobile element protein: MAFFTEGIAVLKTLVSAIGAGLGAWGVINLMEGYGNDNPGAKSQGIKQLMAGGGIVLIGMKLIPLLANTLN, from the coding sequence ATGGCATTTTTTACAGAAGGAATAGCAGTTTTAAAAACATTAGTCTCAGCAATTGGTGCAGGTTTAGGGGCTTGGGGAGTAATTAATCTTATGGAGGGATATGGAAATGATAACCCAGGAGCAAAATCACAAGGAATTAAACAATTAATGGCAGGTGGGGGAATTGTGCTTATTGGAATGAAACTAATACCTTTACTTGCAAATACACTTAACTAA
- a CDS encoding VirB6/TrbL-like conjugal transfer protein, CD1112 family: MFGLFDKITEFFQEIFIGIIQANLEAMFLDINNNVSLVATEVGKTPSGWNAEVFSFVKNINDTVVIPIAGIIITAVLCIELINMVMEKNNMHSDTDTFDFFKYIIKMWIAVWLVSNAFTFSMAVFDVSQTLVTKAAGVINTNAVLDSMDVAAMVEHLKDESLWNLILIALDTSLVKLSIQVVSIIIIVITYGRMIEICLYSSVSAIPFATMGNKEWGQIGTNYIKGLFALGLQGLFLMICLGIYAVLVKTIHVTTDIHTSIFGVLGYTVLLGIMMLKSGTIAKSIMNAH, from the coding sequence ATGTTTGGGCTTTTCGATAAAATAACTGAGTTCTTTCAGGAGATTTTCATCGGAATTATCCAGGCAAATCTTGAAGCGATGTTCTTAGATATAAATAACAATGTAAGTCTTGTAGCTACGGAAGTCGGGAAAACACCAAGTGGCTGGAATGCAGAAGTATTCAGCTTTGTGAAGAATATTAATGACACTGTAGTTATTCCCATAGCAGGAATTATCATAACCGCCGTCTTGTGCATAGAACTCATAAATATGGTGATGGAAAAAAACAATATGCACTCTGATACTGATACATTCGATTTTTTCAAATATATTATCAAGATGTGGATTGCAGTATGGCTTGTAAGCAATGCTTTTACCTTCTCGATGGCAGTATTTGATGTATCACAGACACTAGTAACTAAGGCGGCGGGAGTAATAAATACAAATGCAGTCCTGGATTCAATGGATGTGGCAGCAATGGTAGAGCATCTTAAAGATGAAAGCTTATGGAATCTGATACTGATAGCCTTAGATACTTCACTTGTGAAGCTTTCAATACAGGTTGTATCAATCATAATCATAGTAATAACCTATGGAAGAATGATTGAAATTTGCTTGTATAGCTCAGTATCAGCAATTCCATTTGCAACCATGGGAAATAAAGAATGGGGACAGATTGGAACAAATTATATCAAGGGATTATTTGCACTTGGGCTTCAGGGATTGTTTCTTATGATATGCCTTGGAATTTATGCGGTACTTGTAAAGACAATTCATGTAACCACAGATATTCATACCAGCATATTCGGAGTTCTTGGATATACGGTGCTTCTTGGAATTATGATGTTAAAGAGTGGAACAATTGCAAAGAGCATAATGAATGCTCATTAA
- a CDS encoding VirB4-like conjugal transfer ATPase, CD1110 family, translated as MVKNQVQQRNLEKRKRQEEKLQKKEKELKKAARETKKLKSNHKKSSSFLDFFKKEKKRYTIADTIPYKKMYRNGICYVGEGKYNKLIKYEDINYQLALEEDRDLIFNQFAGFLNSFDSTTELQLSFVNQVGRIKEMENAITIPDKGDDFDEIRKEFREMLKDQLSKGNNGLKKSKYVVVSTRADTYDQAKPVLERIEIDVLSNLKSMGVRAETLLGIERLKLLHDMLNPDKMFDYDGQGLEARDTRKLIMPSTFKFISPKYMQMGNYICALSHFQILASELSDRFLSEILSIEDNMYVSLHIHAIDQVDAIKMVKRKNTDLQKMMIEEQKKAVRAGYDMDIIPSDLNVYGNDIKNLLTDLQSRDERMFYVTFTIMNLSKNKEELDNTIAQISSICNRNNCALKRLDHQQEQGFISILPLGVNKIEIKRQLTSSSTAVFMPFTTEELFMSSNTSLYYGLNALSHNLIMADRKKLKNPNGLILGTPGAGKSFAAKREMANAILVTDDDVIITDPEGEYGSLVKEFNGEVIKISAKSKDYLNPLDINMNYGDGDAPLKDKANFIMSMLELVVGGSGLTAAEKSVIDRCLPKIYKDYFENPIPENMPILSDLYNLLQKQEESVGRKLATEMEIYVTGSLNVFNNRSNVDLNKKLICFDIKELGNQLKKIGMLVIQDQVWNKVSSNRGANRATRYYIDEFHLLLKDQQTAQYSVEIWKRFRKWGGVPTGITQNVKDLLGSAEIENIFDNTDFVLMLNQASGDREILAKKLKISPFQLNYVTNSNAGEGLLFFGNTIVPFVDKFPKDTILYQKMTTKPEEAE; from the coding sequence ATGGTAAAAAATCAGGTCCAGCAAAGAAATCTAGAAAAAAGAAAAAGACAGGAAGAAAAACTTCAAAAAAAGGAAAAAGAGTTAAAAAAGGCAGCAAGAGAAACAAAAAAATTAAAATCTAATCATAAGAAAAGCTCTTCATTCCTTGATTTTTTTAAGAAGGAAAAGAAAAGATACACCATAGCAGATACCATTCCTTATAAAAAGATGTATAGAAATGGAATCTGCTATGTAGGTGAAGGGAAGTACAATAAACTTATAAAATATGAGGATATAAATTATCAGCTTGCACTTGAAGAAGATAGAGACCTTATCTTCAATCAATTTGCAGGCTTTTTAAATTCCTTTGATTCTACAACAGAGCTTCAGTTGAGTTTTGTTAATCAGGTAGGAAGGATCAAGGAAATGGAAAATGCAATTACTATACCAGATAAGGGGGATGATTTTGATGAGATAAGAAAAGAATTTAGGGAAATGCTTAAGGACCAGCTTTCTAAAGGGAATAATGGTCTTAAAAAGTCAAAATATGTTGTTGTAAGTACAAGGGCAGACACTTATGATCAAGCAAAACCTGTTCTTGAAAGAATAGAGATAGATGTTCTATCTAATCTTAAAAGTATGGGGGTAAGGGCTGAAACACTTCTAGGTATTGAAAGGCTAAAGCTACTTCACGATATGCTAAATCCTGATAAAATGTTTGATTATGATGGACAAGGACTTGAAGCTAGGGACACAAGAAAACTTATAATGCCTAGTACATTCAAGTTCATAAGTCCTAAATATATGCAGATGGGAAATTATATCTGTGCATTGAGCCATTTTCAGATTCTAGCTAGTGAACTTTCAGATAGGTTCTTATCAGAAATTCTTTCTATTGAAGATAATATGTATGTAAGTCTTCATATTCATGCTATAGACCAGGTAGATGCAATCAAGATGGTAAAAAGAAAGAATACTGATCTTCAGAAAATGATGATTGAAGAGCAGAAAAAAGCCGTAAGAGCTGGTTATGATATGGATATTATTCCATCAGACCTTAATGTTTATGGTAATGATATAAAGAATCTTTTGACTGATCTACAGTCTAGAGATGAAAGAATGTTTTATGTAACCTTTACAATTATGAATTTAAGTAAAAACAAGGAAGAACTTGATAATACAATAGCTCAGATTTCTTCAATATGTAATCGTAATAACTGTGCATTAAAAAGACTAGACCACCAACAAGAGCAAGGCTTTATATCTATCCTGCCATTAGGAGTAAATAAGATTGAAATTAAAAGGCAACTTACATCTTCATCAACTGCTGTATTCATGCCTTTTACAACTGAGGAACTATTTATGAGTTCAAATACAAGTTTATACTATGGGCTTAATGCTCTTTCCCACAACCTTATAATGGCAGATAGAAAGAAATTAAAAAACCCTAATGGACTTATTCTTGGAACACCAGGAGCTGGTAAGTCCTTTGCTGCTAAAAGAGAAATGGCCAATGCTATTTTAGTTACTGATGATGATGTAATTATTACAGATCCAGAAGGAGAATATGGAAGTCTTGTAAAGGAATTTAATGGTGAAGTAATTAAGATTTCAGCAAAGTCAAAGGATTATCTAAATCCACTTGATATCAATATGAACTATGGAGATGGAGATGCACCTTTAAAGGATAAGGCAAACTTTATAATGAGTATGCTTGAACTTGTAGTAGGTGGAAGTGGTCTAACTGCAGCTGAAAAATCTGTAATAGATAGGTGTCTTCCTAAAATATACAAGGACTACTTTGAAAATCCTATACCTGAGAATATGCCTATACTTAGCGATCTGTATAATCTTCTTCAAAAGCAGGAGGAAAGTGTGGGAAGAAAACTAGCTACAGAAATGGAAATCTATGTTACTGGTTCTCTAAATGTATTCAATAATAGAAGTAATGTAGACCTTAACAAAAAACTTATATGTTTTGATATAAAGGAACTTGGAAATCAACTTAAGAAAATAGGAATGCTAGTTATTCAGGACCAGGTATGGAATAAGGTTTCCTCAAATAGGGGAGCTAATAGGGCTACAAGATATTATATTGATGAGTTCCACTTGCTTCTAAAGGACCAGCAGACTGCCCAATATTCAGTTGAAATATGGAAGAGATTCAGAAAGTGGGGTGGAGTTCCAACAGGAATAACGCAAAATGTGAAAGATCTTTTAGGAAGTGCTGAAATTGAAAATATTTTTGATAATACAGACTTTGTGCTAATGCTTAATCAAGCATCTGGAGATAGGGAAATCCTAGCAAAAAAACTTAAGATTTCTCCTTTTCAATTAAACTATGTTACTAATTCTAATGCAGGAGAGGGATTACTATTCTTTGGGAATACCATAGTTCCCTTTGTAGATAAATTCCCTAAAGATACGATTCTTTATCAGAAGATGACAACAAAACCTGAGGAAGCGGAGTAA